One genomic region from Streptomyces sp. NBC_00457 encodes:
- a CDS encoding ATP-binding cassette domain-containing protein encodes MTNLAIAANGLRKSYGDKTVLDGIDLNVAEGSVFSLLGPNGAGKTTAVKILSTLISADAGVISVGGHDLAADPQAVRGAIGVTGQFSAVDGLITGEENMLLMADLHHLSRSEGRRVAAELLERFDLVEAAKKPASTYSGGMKRRLDIAMTLVGSPRIIFLDEPTTGLDPRSRHNMWQIIRGLVSDGVTVFLTTQYLEEADELADRIAVLNDGKIAAEGSADELKRLIPGGHVRLRFTDPAAYQSAATTLGEVTRDDEALSLHIPSDGSQRELRSLLDRLDLAGIEADELTVHTPDLDDVFFALTGSGATVTDQPKEAVR; translated from the coding sequence ATGACCAACCTGGCCATCGCGGCGAACGGGCTGCGCAAGTCCTACGGCGACAAGACCGTCCTCGACGGCATCGACCTGAACGTGGCGGAAGGATCGGTCTTCTCCCTGCTCGGCCCGAACGGGGCCGGCAAGACCACCGCCGTCAAGATCCTTTCCACCCTGATCAGCGCCGACGCCGGTGTCATCAGCGTCGGGGGCCACGATCTCGCCGCGGACCCACAGGCCGTGCGCGGCGCGATCGGTGTCACGGGGCAGTTCTCGGCCGTGGACGGGCTGATCACGGGTGAGGAGAACATGCTCCTCATGGCGGACCTGCACCACCTGTCCAGATCCGAGGGGCGGCGGGTCGCCGCCGAGCTGCTGGAGCGGTTCGACCTGGTCGAGGCGGCGAAGAAGCCCGCCTCCACCTACTCCGGCGGTATGAAGCGGCGGCTCGACATCGCCATGACGCTGGTCGGCAGTCCGCGGATCATCTTCCTGGACGAGCCGACCACCGGCCTCGACCCCCGCTCCCGCCACAACATGTGGCAGATCATCCGCGGGCTGGTCTCCGACGGGGTCACGGTCTTCCTCACCACCCAGTACCTGGAGGAGGCCGACGAACTCGCCGACCGCATCGCGGTGCTGAACGACGGCAAGATCGCCGCCGAGGGAAGCGCCGACGAGCTCAAGCGCCTCATCCCCGGCGGACACGTCCGCCTGCGCTTCACCGACCCGGCCGCCTACCAGTCCGCCGCCACCACGCTGGGCGAGGTCACCCGGGACGACGAGGCACTGTCCCTGCACATCCCCAGCGACGGCAGCCAGCGCGAGCTGCGCTCCCTCCTCGACCGGCTCGACCTGGCCGGCATCGAGGCCGACGAACTCACCGTCCACACCCCCGACCTCGACGACGTCTTCTTCGCCCTCACCGGCAGCGGCGCCACCGTCACCGACCAGCCCAAGGAGGCTGTCCGATGA
- a CDS encoding ABC transporter permease: protein MSNLSLAVRDSSTMLRRNLLHARRYPSLTLNLLLTPIMLLLLFVYIFGEAFSAGLGGGADRSDYIAYVIPGVLIMTIGSTVVGTAVSVANDMTEGIIARFRTMAIHRGSVLFGHVVGSLLQSIGSVVLVGAVGVAIGFRSTDATALEWLAAFGLLVLFALALTWIAVGMGLVSPNAEAAANSAQPLVLLPLISSAFVPAESMPGWFQPIAEYQPFTPVIETLRGLLLGTEIGHNGWIAIAWCLGLAVLGHRWSTSKFNQDPK, encoded by the coding sequence ATGAGCAACCTCTCCCTCGCCGTGCGCGACTCCTCCACGATGCTGCGGCGCAACCTGCTGCACGCCCGCCGCTACCCGTCGCTCACCCTGAACCTGCTGCTCACGCCGATCATGCTGCTCCTGCTGTTCGTCTACATCTTCGGCGAGGCGTTCAGCGCCGGCCTCGGCGGCGGCGCCGACCGCTCCGACTACATCGCCTACGTCATCCCCGGCGTCCTGATCATGACGATCGGCTCCACCGTCGTCGGCACCGCCGTATCGGTCGCCAACGACATGACCGAAGGCATCATCGCCCGCTTCCGCACCATGGCCATCCACCGCGGGTCGGTGCTGTTCGGCCACGTCGTCGGCAGCCTCCTGCAATCCATCGGCAGCGTCGTCCTCGTCGGCGCCGTCGGCGTCGCCATCGGCTTCCGGTCCACTGACGCCACCGCCCTGGAATGGCTCGCGGCGTTCGGACTGCTCGTGCTCTTCGCGCTGGCACTCACCTGGATCGCTGTCGGCATGGGCCTGGTCAGCCCGAATGCCGAGGCCGCCGCCAACAGCGCCCAGCCCCTGGTGCTGCTGCCGCTGATCTCCTCCGCCTTCGTCCCCGCCGAGTCCATGCCCGGCTGGTTCCAGCCCATCGCCGAATATCAGCCCTTCACCCCTGTCATCGAAACTCTCCGCGGCCTCCTCCTGGGCACCGAGATCGGCCACAACGGCTGGATCGCCATCGCCTGGTGCCTGGGCCTCGCCGTACTCGGCCACCGCTGGTCGACCTCGAAGTTCAACCAGGACCCGAAGTAA
- a CDS encoding VOC family protein: protein MRIHLTSVFVDDQEKGLRFYTDVLGFRTKHDVPMGEDRWLTLVSPEDPDGTELLLEPSRHPVVKAYKEGLAAEGIPAVSFAVDDVPAEFERLRGLGVRFAQEALDMGPAVTAILDDTCGNLIQIVHTK, encoded by the coding sequence ATGAGGATCCATCTGACCAGCGTCTTCGTCGACGACCAGGAGAAGGGGCTGCGCTTCTACACCGATGTGCTCGGTTTCCGGACGAAGCACGACGTCCCCATGGGCGAGGACCGCTGGCTCACCCTGGTCTCCCCCGAGGACCCCGACGGCACCGAACTCCTCCTCGAGCCCTCCCGCCACCCCGTGGTGAAGGCGTACAAGGAAGGGCTGGCCGCGGAGGGCATCCCGGCCGTCTCGTTCGCCGTCGACGACGTGCCGGCGGAGTTCGAGCGGCTGCGCGGGCTCGGTGTGCGGTTCGCCCAGGAGGCGCTGGACATGGGGCCGGCCGTCACCGCCATCCTCGACGACACCTGCGGCAATCTGATCCAGATCGTGCACACCAAGTAG
- a CDS encoding FtsX-like permease family protein, whose protein sequence is MLHLAVRMAGHRITALLAVACAVLGGAALITGTGVLAESGLRSQLPTGRLAGADVVVSADQTYHPPGDLPIALPERGAVPARLVDELSRLPGVTEAVGDIGFPAAVVDARGQVVPSEEPQTAGHGWSSKELYEDAKVDGTAPAGSRQVALDSETAQAAGVQVGDEVRIAAVGRAAADYRLAAVVDAPGAGILFADTTARGLSGGSTVDLVALRTEPGAEDEVAAAARAEVQGTGLTVSTGGDRGDIESPGAGAARSLLILLAGSLAGIVLLIIGFVMASALAVAVGGQRRDLALMRAVGATPKQIRRLAATQATLIAGVAMVPGVALGYLLAGQFRDLLVDRGVLPQTLPLTLSPIPAAATVLLLAAAVQLSARGAAWRTSRMPATEAVAESRSEPRNPSKLRTRAGLLLIVAATALSVVPLLSRTVLGSTATSIAGIIGAIGLALAGPALVRGLGTVAARRLRPGVSAPTWLAVSNIRGYAMRLAGVVSALAMAVVFVLTYTFTQTTVMAATADDVRTGTLAQQRLTAPGLGGLPADALTAVRDTDGVRAAAPVSSTTVVWPYKLLGEDEVESGTAMILTPDARSVLDLGVREGSLDRLTGATVAVSSEVARTRGAELGRTVHLVLGDGVPVLARVVAVYDRGLGFGPVALSHDLAKGHTTAGLDQSVLVRTDGSEAAERELAEVVASRPGLVLEPTDTGAGEGLSEAPPEVWINLAVIVVLLGYLLLSIANKLVATTAQRRNEIATLRLNGTTPRQILAMMRREAAVIGAASLTTGVLLSVIPLALLGIGFLNRPWPAGPAWLLPALAVLVVCTAFLTVELPTRQALRTAPADALSVRE, encoded by the coding sequence ATGTTGCATCTCGCGGTACGCATGGCCGGCCACCGCATCACCGCACTTCTCGCGGTGGCCTGCGCGGTCCTCGGCGGCGCGGCACTCATCACCGGCACCGGCGTCCTCGCCGAGTCCGGCCTGCGCTCCCAGCTCCCCACCGGCCGCCTCGCCGGAGCGGACGTCGTGGTCTCCGCCGACCAGACGTACCACCCGCCCGGCGACCTGCCGATCGCGCTCCCGGAGCGCGGGGCGGTCCCGGCCCGGCTGGTCGACGAGCTGTCCCGACTGCCGGGCGTCACCGAGGCGGTCGGCGACATCGGCTTCCCCGCGGCCGTCGTCGACGCGCGCGGTCAGGTCGTACCGTCCGAGGAACCGCAGACGGCCGGACACGGCTGGTCGTCCAAGGAGTTGTACGAGGACGCGAAGGTCGACGGCACCGCGCCCGCCGGCTCGCGCCAGGTGGCCCTCGACAGCGAGACGGCGCAGGCCGCCGGAGTCCAGGTCGGCGACGAGGTACGGATCGCCGCGGTGGGCCGCGCCGCCGCCGACTACCGTCTCGCCGCGGTCGTCGACGCCCCCGGCGCCGGAATCCTCTTCGCCGATACGACGGCCCGCGGCCTGTCCGGCGGCAGTACCGTCGACCTGGTCGCCCTGCGCACCGAACCCGGTGCCGAGGACGAGGTCGCCGCCGCTGCCCGCGCCGAAGTGCAGGGGACCGGCCTGACCGTGTCCACCGGTGGCGACCGGGGAGACATCGAGTCCCCCGGCGCCGGGGCGGCCCGCTCCCTGCTGATCCTGCTCGCCGGTTCACTGGCCGGCATCGTCCTGCTGATCATCGGCTTCGTCATGGCGAGCGCGCTGGCCGTGGCGGTCGGCGGGCAGCGCCGGGACCTGGCCCTGATGCGGGCCGTGGGCGCGACTCCGAAGCAGATACGGCGACTTGCCGCGACGCAGGCCACGCTCATCGCGGGCGTGGCGATGGTGCCGGGCGTGGCGCTGGGCTATCTGCTGGCCGGGCAGTTCCGCGATCTCCTCGTCGACCGAGGGGTCCTGCCTCAGACCCTGCCGCTCACCCTGAGCCCGATCCCCGCAGCCGCGACGGTCCTGCTCCTCGCCGCCGCCGTCCAGCTGTCCGCCCGGGGCGCCGCCTGGCGCACCTCGCGCATGCCGGCCACCGAGGCGGTCGCCGAGTCCCGCAGCGAACCCCGCAACCCGTCGAAGCTGCGCACCCGCGCCGGCCTTCTCCTGATCGTCGCCGCGACCGCCCTCTCGGTCGTTCCGCTGCTGAGCCGCACGGTCCTCGGCTCCACGGCCACCTCCATCGCCGGGATCATCGGCGCGATCGGGCTGGCGCTGGCGGGCCCCGCCCTGGTCCGTGGCCTCGGCACCGTGGCAGCACGCCGGCTGCGCCCCGGCGTCTCGGCGCCGACCTGGCTGGCCGTGTCGAACATTCGCGGGTACGCCATGCGGCTCGCGGGCGTCGTCAGCGCCCTCGCGATGGCGGTCGTGTTCGTGCTGACGTACACCTTCACGCAGACGACGGTCATGGCGGCCACTGCGGACGACGTCCGCACCGGCACCCTCGCCCAGCAGCGCCTCACCGCACCCGGCCTGGGCGGACTGCCCGCCGACGCGCTGACGGCCGTACGCGACACGGATGGCGTACGAGCCGCTGCCCCCGTCAGTTCCACGACTGTGGTGTGGCCCTACAAGTTGCTGGGTGAGGACGAGGTCGAGTCCGGTACGGCGATGATCCTGACGCCGGACGCGAGGTCGGTGCTCGATCTCGGCGTCCGGGAGGGCAGCCTGGACCGGCTCACCGGTGCCACCGTCGCCGTCAGCAGTGAGGTCGCGCGGACGCGGGGGGCGGAGCTGGGCAGGACGGTGCATCTGGTGCTCGGTGACGGCGTCCCGGTCCTGGCGCGGGTCGTCGCCGTCTACGACCGCGGGCTGGGCTTCGGGCCGGTCGCCCTGTCCCACGATCTCGCGAAGGGGCACACGACCGCCGGGCTCGACCAGAGCGTCCTCGTCCGCACCGACGGCAGTGAGGCGGCCGAGCGCGAACTCGCCGAGGTGGTGGCGTCGCGGCCCGGGCTGGTGCTGGAGCCGACCGACACCGGAGCCGGTGAGGGGCTCAGCGAGGCGCCGCCGGAGGTGTGGATCAACCTGGCCGTCATCGTCGTACTCCTCGGCTACCTGCTGCTGAGCATCGCCAACAAGCTCGTCGCCACGACGGCCCAGCGCCGTAACGAGATCGCCACCCTCCGCCTGAACGGCACCACGCCCCGCCAGATCCTGGCGATGATGCGCCGCGAGGCCGCGGTGATCGGCGCGGCGTCCCTCACCACGGGCGTACTGCTGTCCGTGATCCCCCTGGCCCTGCTCGGCATCGGCTTCCTGAACCGCCCCTGGCCCGCCGGTCCGGCGTGGCTGCTGCCCGCCCTCGCGGTCCTGGTCGTCTGCACGGCCTTCCTCACGGTCGAACTGCCCACCCGGCAGGCACTGCGAACGGCACCGGCGGACGCGCTCTCGGTGCGGGAGTGA
- a CDS encoding ABC transporter ATP-binding protein, which produces MRAPAAGTPRTVTGHAPAIALAHVSKTYPGGVRALDDVSLTVTRGTFLAVMGPSGSGKSTLMHCAAGLDSPTEGSIAIDGHEISGLNETRRTELRRERIGFVFQSYNLVPSLSIADNITLPLRLAGRAPDKDWLMALVARVGLADRLGHRPAELSGGQQQRAAIVRALVAKPAVVFADEPTGALDLRTAHQVLNLLRELVDELRQTVVMVTHDPAAAAQAHQALVMADGRVTETLHKPTAPELAARLVALGEA; this is translated from the coding sequence ATGAGAGCGCCCGCCGCGGGAACTCCCCGCACGGTCACGGGCCACGCGCCCGCCATCGCGCTGGCGCACGTCAGCAAGACGTACCCCGGTGGCGTACGAGCCCTGGACGACGTGTCGTTGACAGTCACACGCGGCACCTTCCTCGCCGTGATGGGGCCGTCCGGATCCGGCAAGAGCACGCTGATGCACTGCGCCGCCGGGCTGGACTCCCCGACCGAGGGCAGCATCGCCATCGACGGCCACGAGATCAGCGGCCTGAACGAGACCCGCCGCACCGAACTGCGCCGCGAGCGCATCGGCTTCGTGTTCCAGTCCTACAACCTCGTCCCCTCCCTCTCCATCGCCGACAACATCACCCTGCCGCTGCGCCTGGCGGGCCGCGCCCCCGACAAGGACTGGCTGATGGCGCTGGTGGCGCGCGTCGGACTGGCCGACCGGCTCGGCCACCGGCCCGCCGAACTCTCCGGCGGCCAGCAGCAACGCGCCGCCATCGTCCGGGCGCTGGTCGCCAAGCCCGCCGTGGTGTTCGCCGACGAACCGACCGGCGCGCTGGATCTGCGCACCGCCCACCAGGTGCTGAACCTGCTGCGCGAACTCGTCGACGAACTCCGCCAGACCGTCGTGATGGTCACCCACGACCCGGCCGCCGCCGCCCAGGCGCACCAGGCCCTGGTCATGGCCGACGGCCGCGTGACGGAAACCCTGCACAAGCCGACCGCGCCCGAACTGGCCGCCCGTCTCGTCGCGTTGGGAGAGGCGTAA
- a CDS encoding sensor histidine kinase — MRETAVRAASGAVAALEQLAGGLGTAVIALAVLLCLLFATVTVPLGVGLLIAPQVLRALHSLADRERERLGRWGPEVIGPDPAPTRLRLALVDATTRRELRWLLRHATLGFLLGFIGVLLPLLAVRDALFPAYWRLMPEETNSTSLGFDPAQTWADALSVSLLGLGWIAIIVGLTPGMARLQAAPGRRLLSAGPDVDLSLRVAELTATRAAALDAHATELRRIERSLHDGTQNRIVTVTVLLGAARRMVARDPAGAEELLERAQGAAEQALAELRDVARGILPPVLADRGLEGALSGLAASCAVPCRIDVDAPARCAASVEATAYFVVAEALTNIAKHSQADNATVTVRSRGGLLRLTITDDGRGGADEEGGSGLTGIRRRIAALDGTLAVTSPPGGPTTLEVELPCGT; from the coding sequence ATCCGGGAGACCGCCGTCCGCGCCGCCAGTGGTGCCGTCGCCGCGCTCGAACAGCTCGCCGGCGGGCTCGGTACCGCCGTGATCGCACTGGCCGTGCTGCTGTGCCTGCTGTTCGCCACCGTCACCGTTCCGCTCGGCGTCGGCCTGCTCATCGCGCCCCAGGTGCTGCGCGCCCTGCACTCGCTGGCCGACCGCGAACGCGAACGGCTCGGCCGCTGGGGACCCGAGGTCATCGGCCCCGATCCGGCGCCGACCCGGCTGCGGCTCGCCCTCGTCGACGCGACCACCCGGCGGGAGCTGCGCTGGCTGCTGCGCCACGCCACGCTGGGGTTCCTGCTCGGCTTCATCGGCGTGCTGCTGCCGCTGCTGGCCGTGCGCGACGCGCTGTTCCCGGCGTACTGGCGGCTGATGCCCGAGGAGACCAACAGCACGTCGCTGGGGTTCGACCCCGCGCAGACCTGGGCGGACGCCCTCTCCGTCTCGCTGCTCGGTCTTGGCTGGATCGCGATCATCGTGGGGCTCACGCCGGGCATGGCACGGCTGCAGGCGGCGCCCGGACGGCGGCTGCTGTCCGCCGGGCCCGACGTCGACCTGTCCCTGCGCGTCGCCGAGCTCACCGCCACCCGGGCCGCCGCGCTGGACGCCCACGCCACCGAACTGCGCCGTATCGAGCGCTCGTTGCACGACGGCACGCAGAACCGGATCGTCACCGTCACCGTGCTGCTCGGCGCCGCCCGCCGCATGGTGGCCCGCGACCCGGCCGGCGCCGAGGAACTCCTCGAACGCGCCCAGGGCGCCGCCGAACAGGCCCTCGCCGAACTCCGCGATGTCGCCCGGGGCATCCTGCCGCCGGTGCTGGCCGACCGCGGACTCGAAGGCGCGCTCAGCGGACTCGCCGCGTCCTGCGCGGTGCCCTGCCGGATCGACGTGGACGCGCCCGCGCGGTGCGCCGCGTCCGTCGAGGCGACCGCCTACTTCGTGGTCGCCGAGGCCCTGACCAACATCGCCAAGCACAGCCAGGCCGACAACGCCACCGTCACCGTACGAAGCCGCGGCGGCCTGCTGCGGCTGACCATCACCGACGACGGCCGGGGCGGCGCGGACGAGGAGGGCGGCTCCGGACTGACCGGCATCCGCCGCCGGATCGCGGCCCTCGACGGCACCCTCGCCGTGACCAGCCCGCCCGGCGGGCCGACAACACTGGAAGTGGAACTGCCATGCGGAACATGA
- a CDS encoding response regulator transcription factor — protein MRIVIAEDDPLLREGLALLLRAEGLDVVATAGTPDGILDAIDEHKPDVAILDVRMPPTHTDEGIVAAVEARRRRPDLAVLVLSAYVEQSFASDLLGGGVDGLGYLLKERVGRVEEFLDALRRVAEGGTAIDPEVVAQLFTRSREDTRLERLSPRERDVLALMAEGLGNSAIAERLVVTDGAVHKHIRSIFAKLDLSPQDQVDRRVAAVLRYLEDVQRKG, from the coding sequence ATGCGGATCGTGATCGCCGAGGACGACCCGTTGCTGCGCGAGGGCCTGGCCCTCCTGCTGCGCGCCGAGGGCCTGGACGTCGTCGCCACCGCCGGAACCCCCGACGGCATCCTGGACGCCATCGACGAGCACAAGCCCGACGTCGCCATCCTCGACGTACGGATGCCGCCGACGCACACCGACGAGGGGATCGTCGCGGCGGTCGAGGCGCGGCGGCGCAGGCCCGATCTCGCCGTGCTCGTCCTGTCGGCCTACGTCGAGCAGAGCTTCGCCAGCGATCTGCTGGGCGGCGGAGTGGACGGGCTCGGCTATCTGCTGAAGGAACGGGTCGGCCGGGTCGAGGAGTTCCTCGACGCGCTGCGGCGCGTGGCGGAGGGCGGCACCGCCATCGACCCCGAGGTGGTCGCCCAGCTGTTCACGCGCAGCCGCGAGGACACCCGCCTGGAGCGGCTCAGCCCCCGGGAGCGGGACGTGCTGGCGCTGATGGCGGAGGGGCTCGGCAACAGCGCCATCGCCGAACGGCTGGTCGTCACCGACGGTGCCGTGCACAAGCACATCCGGAGCATCTTCGCCAAGCTGGATCTGTCGCCGCAGGACCAGGTGGACCGGCGGGTCGCGGCTGTGCTGCGGTACCTGGAGGACGTACAGCGAAAGGGCTGA
- a CDS encoding serine hydrolase domain-containing protein — MKRTATALVAAIAASVLTIPVASATATSPQSSHDSLRDRVNAVMETGGTVGALARSTGPHGIQRTATAGVSDKATGEAVRPGDRFRIASASKTFVATVVLQLAGEGRLSLDDTVEDWLPGVVSGNGNDGSRITVRQLLQHTSGLFNYTADFPAFTSVDGFEAGRYTTWTDEQLVAIAMKHRPDFAPGTKWSYSNTGYILAGMIIEKATGHSWQQEVTRRIIKPMHLRHTLAPTTQTHIPGRHLHGYSDFDDSGPTIDVTELNPSAGSAAGGMISTSADLTRFYQALLGGHLLRPAEMKAMKTTVRAAEMDEVWAGARYGLGLMEVPLSCGGSYYGHGGDLPGYTTRDGATADGRRVVVLATTGDGTADLTTEHARNKVIDGELCS; from the coding sequence ATGAAGCGCACCGCCACCGCCCTGGTCGCCGCGATCGCCGCGTCCGTCCTGACGATCCCCGTGGCATCCGCCACGGCCACGTCCCCGCAGTCCTCGCACGACTCGCTGCGGGACCGGGTGAACGCCGTGATGGAGACCGGGGGGACCGTCGGCGCCCTCGCCCGCTCGACGGGCCCGCACGGCATACAGCGCACGGCCACCGCGGGCGTCAGCGACAAGGCCACCGGCGAGGCCGTGCGCCCCGGCGACCGGTTCCGGATCGCCAGCGCGAGCAAGACGTTCGTCGCCACGGTGGTGCTGCAACTGGCGGGCGAGGGGCGGCTGTCGCTGGACGACACCGTCGAGGACTGGCTGCCGGGCGTGGTCTCCGGCAACGGCAACGACGGCAGCAGGATCACCGTGCGGCAGCTGCTCCAGCACACCAGCGGGCTGTTCAACTACACGGCGGACTTCCCGGCGTTCACCAGCGTGGACGGCTTCGAGGCCGGCCGGTACACGACCTGGACCGACGAGCAGCTGGTCGCGATCGCGATGAAGCACCGGCCGGACTTCGCGCCGGGCACCAAGTGGTCGTACTCCAACACGGGTTACATCCTCGCCGGAATGATCATCGAGAAGGCCACCGGGCACAGCTGGCAGCAGGAGGTCACCCGCCGCATCATCAAGCCGATGCACCTGCGCCACACCCTCGCCCCGACCACCCAGACCCACATCCCCGGCCGCCATCTGCACGGCTACTCCGACTTCGACGACTCCGGCCCGACGATCGACGTCACCGAGCTCAACCCGTCCGCGGGGAGCGCGGCAGGCGGCATGATCAGCACCTCGGCCGATCTCACCCGCTTCTACCAGGCGCTGCTCGGCGGTCACCTGCTCCGCCCGGCCGAGATGAAGGCGATGAAGACGACCGTGCGCGCCGCGGAAATGGACGAGGTCTGGGCCGGCGCGCGCTACGGCCTCGGCCTGATGGAGGTCCCGCTGTCCTGCGGCGGCTCGTACTACGGCCACGGCGGCGACCTCCCCGGCTACACCACCCGCGACGGCGCCACCGCCGACGGCCGCCGGGTCGTCGTCCTCGCGACCACCGGCGACGGAACGGCCGACCTGACCACGGAGCACGCGCGGAACAAGGTGATCGACGGGGAGCTCTGCTCCTGA
- a CDS encoding cytochrome P450: MDKSTIDAIPEYGTSRAPGCPFDPAPAMAARREEGPVVRVRLWDGSTPWLVTGYAEHRAVLSDPRVSVVPTTPGMPRLSPSEAQAEATASALSFILMDDPEHARLRRMVTGAFSVKRIETMRPVAQRIVDERIDAMLAGPNPTDLVEAFALPVPSLVICELLGVPYESHDFFQRDSKVIINRDSSAEERREAAIRLYMYLDGLVGEKLDAPGEDLLSGLTGRIRAGELSREEAVQMGVLMLFAGHETTANMIALGTLALLEHPAQLDRLRESDDPKFVAGAVEELLRYLTITHGGTRRVALEDLEIGGQLIRAGEGIVVVNETANRDAAVFGDDPDRLDLDRDARRHVTFGYGIHQCLGQSLARMELQVVYGTLYRRIPTLRLAADIDDIPFKHDGFIYGVYEMPVAW, translated from the coding sequence ATGGACAAGTCGACGATCGACGCGATTCCGGAGTACGGGACCAGCAGGGCGCCGGGCTGCCCCTTCGACCCCGCGCCCGCCATGGCGGCCCGGCGCGAGGAAGGCCCCGTCGTGCGGGTGCGGCTGTGGGACGGCAGCACCCCGTGGCTGGTCACCGGATACGCCGAGCACCGGGCCGTGCTGAGCGACCCCAGGGTCAGCGTCGTCCCGACCACGCCCGGCATGCCGAGGCTGTCGCCGTCGGAGGCGCAGGCGGAGGCGACGGCGTCCGCGCTCAGCTTCATCCTCATGGACGACCCCGAACACGCCCGGCTGCGGCGGATGGTCACCGGCGCCTTCTCCGTCAAGCGGATCGAGACGATGCGGCCGGTCGCGCAGCGCATCGTGGACGAGCGGATCGACGCGATGCTGGCGGGCCCGAACCCGACCGACCTGGTCGAGGCGTTCGCGCTGCCCGTGCCCTCGCTGGTGATCTGCGAGCTGCTCGGAGTGCCGTACGAAAGCCATGACTTCTTCCAGCGCGACAGCAAGGTCATCATCAACCGCGACTCCAGCGCCGAGGAGCGGCGGGAGGCCGCGATCCGGCTCTACATGTACCTGGACGGGCTGGTCGGCGAGAAGCTCGACGCCCCCGGCGAGGACCTGCTCTCCGGGCTGACCGGGCGGATCAGGGCCGGTGAGCTGTCCCGCGAGGAAGCGGTGCAGATGGGCGTGCTGATGCTGTTCGCCGGGCACGAGACCACCGCGAACATGATCGCGCTGGGCACGCTCGCCCTGCTGGAACACCCCGCCCAGCTGGACCGCCTGCGCGAGAGCGACGACCCGAAGTTCGTCGCCGGCGCGGTGGAGGAGCTGCTGCGCTATCTGACCATCACGCACGGCGGCACGCGGCGCGTGGCGCTGGAGGACCTCGAGATCGGCGGGCAGCTCATCCGCGCCGGCGAGGGCATCGTCGTCGTCAACGAGACCGCCAACCGGGACGCCGCCGTCTTCGGCGACGACCCCGACCGCCTCGACCTCGACCGCGACGCCCGCCGCCATGTCACCTTCGGCTACGGCATCCACCAGTGCCTCGGCCAGTCCCTCGCCCGCATGGAACTCCAGGTCGTCTACGGCACGCTCTACCGCCGTATCCCCACCCTGCGCCTGGCCGCGGACATCGACGACATCCCCTTCAAGCACGACGGGTTCATCTACGGGGTGTACGAAATGCCGGTGGCCTGGTGA